A DNA window from Ranitomeya imitator isolate aRanImi1 chromosome 2, aRanImi1.pri, whole genome shotgun sequence contains the following coding sequences:
- the LOC138667243 gene encoding serine protease 23-like, with translation MMTGEYMLNLIMYLAYISLTTSELPVVEFVPQQTLILTPSEFTANGTTELSTVCTEQCIRHEFQPEDVVDLDYETAYLNGSRTLTTVSVRIPPRNGRRTKQKNIKFMRSRRQIYGPDIRFSIRGQRFLTDFPFAAAVRLSTGCTGVLVTERHVLTAAHCIHDGHDYVQGARKLRVGFLRPGARPTLRWVHVKSTRIPRGWIGAPAELSMDYDYALLELRRAQSQPPMHLAASPPLESLAGRRVHFSGFDSDRPGELVYRSCRVQQQTIHLLYQHCDARPGASGSGVYGRLRHGDRWERKVIGVFSGHQWVEVSGEPREYNVAVRLTPPKYAQICYWISGTNSSCLYE, from the coding sequence ATGATGACTGGTGAATACATGTTAAATTTAATTATGTATCTGGCTTATATCTCACTCACTACGTCTGAACTCCCGGTTGTCGAGTTTGTGCCCCAACAAACATTGATTTTAACTCCATCTGAATTTACCGCCAATGGTACTACAGAGCTTAGCACAGTCTGCACGGAGCAGTGCATCCGGCATGAGTTTCAGCCTGAAGATGTTGTTGATCTTGACTATGAGACTGCGTATTTAAATGGCAGCCGTACGCTGACAACAGTATCAGTAAGAATACCTCCTAGAAATGGAAGGCGCACAAAGCAGAAAAATATCAAATTCATGCGGAGTCGAAGACAAATCTATGGACCAGATATCCGCTTTTCCATCAGAGGTCAGCGCTTTCTTACAGATTTCCCTTTTGCAGCTGCTGTTCGACTATCCACAGGTTGTACCGGTGTGTTGGTAACTGAACGTCATGTATTAACAGCTGCTCACTGTATCCATGATGGTCATGACTATGTTCAAGGAGCACGAAAGCTACGAGTTGGTTTTCTAAGGCCAGGAGCCCGTCCCACATTGCGCTGGGTACATGTCAAAAGCACAAGGATACCTCGCGGATGGATTGGAGCCCCAGCAGAACTTAGTATGGATTATGATTATGCATTGCTAGAGCTACGCCGGGCACAATCCCAACCTCCTATGCACCTTGCTGCCTCTCCACCATTGGAGAGCTTGGCTGGAAGAAGAGTGCACTTCTCAGGCTTCGACAGTGACCGACCAGGAGAGTTGGTTTACCGATCTTGCAGAGTGCAGCAGCAAACTATACATTTGCTATATCAGCACTGTGATGCACGCCCAGGAGCCAGTGGTTCAGGTGTTTATGGAAGACTGCGTCATGGTGACCGCTGGGAGAGGAAAGTTATTGGGGTTTTCTCAGGACACCAGTGGGTTGAAGTGTCCGGAGAGCCTAGAGAATATAATGTTGCAGTCAGATTGACTCCTCCTAAATATGCACAGATTTGCTATTGGATAAGTGGAACCAATTCAAGTTGTCTTTATGAATAA